The Ciona intestinalis chromosome 11, KH, whole genome shotgun sequence genome has a segment encoding these proteins:
- the LOC100184074 gene encoding protein white-like: MTENLSYVSEVPAQQVGSSATEENEMKEIVELQSPKRKDNKGVTVTWKNVRATVKERKNICGKIIQKEANILNGVSGHAKTGSLLAVIGSSGSGKTTLLNTLTCRRIKSLDVTGEVLVNGASMGADISSISAYVEQDDLFMGELTVKEHLMFTAQLRVDPSITKIEKRKRVDDVIEEMRLQRCQDTRICALGSDQALSGGELKRLSVASEFLAKPAIMFLDEPTSGLDSYLATVVVGCMKEVAKKGCTVICTIHQPSSEVFEIFDDLMILAMGRVVYHGEVAGAMQHYARNGSVCPANYNPADFYIKEVSIVAGEENKAKETIDKLAKRFETLDEKDTSNSSTSKKCDDISKKQARTSTTKSRYRVNFIRQLIPCLFRAIKLTFRNNVIRARFFGNCFTGLVIGLVFLRTFNTPYSSKEVRDIYGLFFILIFSATVNGTITTVQAFPLQIEVSVREHRNALYSVAVFFLSKNIAELMSFTLILIVKSIIVYFMTGLYPGVGHFFLYVLIVVILVNTCVSIGYFIACLAKNQHTALTFVPPVVLPIMILSGVFINERNVRVYLQWIKYLSWFDYSSKLLMVNQWRSVESFECDVIQNNGTVLSQTNRTLDCLFRNGNDVLKYYDIDQERFGEYFGCMVAVLIGFRLLAFALLFRRFRD; the protein is encoded by the exons ATGACGGAGAACTTATCTTATGTATCAGAAGTACCAGCACAACAG GTTGGAAGCAGCGCGACTgaggaaaatgaaatgaaagaaATCG TTGAACTGCAGTCACCGAAGCGTAAAGATAATAAAGGAGTGACTGTGACGTGGAAAAACGTCAGAGCGACggtaaaagaaagaaaaaatatttgtggaaaaattattcaaaaagaagcaaatattttaaatggcG TTTCTGGCCATGCTAAGACCGGTTCTTTACTCGCGGTCATCGGCTCAAGCGGATCTGGTAAGACAACCCTTCTCAATACTTTGACGTGTCGGAGAATCAAGTCGCTAGATGTCACAGGAGAG GTTCTTGTAAATGGTGCTTCTATGGGAGCGGATATCTCCAGCATATCCGCATACGTTGAACAAGATGATTTGTTTATGGGGGAGCTGACGGTGAAGGAACATCTCATGTTTACC GCACAATTACGAGTGGATCCTTCAATAACAAAAATCGAAAAACGAAAGAgggttgatgacgtcatagaagaGATGCGACTACAAAGATGCCAGGACACAAGAATCTGTGCACTAGGTAGCGACCAAGCGCTGTCAGGAGGGGAACTAAAAAGACTGAGCGTTGCGTCGGAG ttcCTTGCCAAACCAGCTATTATGTTTTTGGACGAACCAACTTCTGGGTTGGATTCATATCTTGCTACTGTTGTGGTCGGTTGCATGAAAGAAGTTGCCAAGAAAG GTTGCACCGTTATCTGTACAATACATCAACCAAGCTCTGAAGTTTTTGAAATCTTCGACGACCTGATGATTCTAGCTATGGGTCGAGTGGTTTACCATGGAGAGGTTGCGGGTGCAATGCAACATTATGCGCG AAACGGTAGTGTATGTCCCGCTAACTACAACCCAGCGGATTTTTACATCAAAGAAGTTTCCATTGTTGCTGGCGAGGAAAACAAAGCAAA GGAAACTATTGATAAATTGGCGAAACGTTTTGAAACTTTAGATGAAAAAGATACATCGAATTCAAGTACCAGCAAGAAATGCGACGACATTAGTAAG AAACAAGCACGAACCAGTACCACCAAATCACGCTACAGGGTCAACTTTATACGGCAGCTTATACCCTGTTTGTTTCGAGCtattaaactaacttttaGAAACAATGTTATTCGCGCAAGGTTCTTTGGAAACTGT ttcaCAGGCCTCGTCATAGGTTTGGTGTTCCTCCGCACGTTTAATACGCCATACTCAAGTAAAGAGGTCCGAGACATCTATggcttattttttattctaatatttTCAGCTACAGTTAATGGAACAATCACAACTGTGCAG GCCTTCCCGCTACAGATCGAAGTTTCAGTAAGAGAACATCGAAATGCTTTATATTCTGTTGCTGTGTTTTTTCTCTCGAAGAATATAGCGGAGTTAATGTCGTTTACTTTAATCCTTATAGTCAAGTCcataatagtttattttatgacag GATTATACCCCGGTGTCGGCCATTTCTTCCTGTACGTGCTCATAGTGGTAATATTGGTGAATACGTGTGTTTCAATTGGATATTTCATCGCATGCCTTGCGAAAAATCAACATACAGCTCTAACTTTTGTGCCGCCTGTCGTGTTGCCGATAATGATACTATCAGGGGTATTTATAAACGAGAG AAACGTCCGCGTCTATCTACAATGGATCAAATATTTATCTTGGTTCGACTATTCTAGTAAGTTGCTAATGGTCAACCAGTGGAGGTCGGTAGAGAGCTTTg aatgtgacgtcatacagaaCAATGGTACAGTGTTATCACAAACAAATAGAACCTTGGACTGCTTGTTCCGGAACGGAAATGACGTTCTGAAATATTACGACATTGACCag GAAAGGTTTGGGGAATATTTTGGCTGCATGGTGGCGGTGTTGATCGGGTTCCGGTTACTAGCGTTCGCGCTACTTTTCAGAAGATTTCGAGATTAG